A genome region from Methanobrevibacter sp. includes the following:
- a CDS encoding indolepyruvate oxidoreductase subunit beta, with the protein MDNHYSIYICGVGGQGIIKTSTIIGEAAMNQGLDVVMSEIHGMSQRGGSVSTELKIGGYNSSIIPKKGADMLLSFEPIETIRGLDKVNSETKIVYNTHPIIPSSANKPYPNVDNITKTLKENFKHVLPINGTQLAIDAGSVLSLNMVLLGAVTADDKFPLTKESVIEAMKNNLKPKFHEMNLKAIENGYKSIKN; encoded by the coding sequence ATGGATAATCATTATAGTATTTATATTTGCGGTGTTGGAGGTCAGGGAATTATTAAAACCTCAACAATCATTGGCGAAGCTGCAATGAATCAAGGTTTGGATGTGGTAATGAGCGAAATTCACGGTATGTCACAAAGAGGAGGATCTGTTTCTACCGAGTTAAAAATAGGTGGTTACAACTCATCAATCATACCTAAGAAAGGTGCAGACATGCTGCTTTCCTTTGAACCTATTGAAACAATAAGGGGATTGGATAAAGTAAACAGTGAAACTAAAATCGTGTATAATACTCATCCGATTATTCCGTCTTCAGCCAATAAGCCATATCCTAATGTGGATAATATTACAAAAACTTTAAAAGAGAATTTTAAACATGTCCTCCCCATTAATGGAACACAATTGGCTATTGATGCTGGAAGCGTATTATCATTAAACATGGTTCTTTTAGGTGCTGTTACAGCTGATGACAAATTCCCTCTTACAAAAGAATCAGTTATTGAAGCTATGAAAAATAATCTAAAACCTAAATTCCATGAAATGAATTTAAAAGCTATTGAAAATGGATATAAATCAATCAAAAATTAA
- a CDS encoding amino acid-binding protein: protein MVVKQISIFVENKEGRIKKAINTLAQENINIRALSIADTTKYGILRLIVSDNKKAIEALEKDGFIVKENEVILLSVPDRPNGLNSTLAIFDEQGINLEYLYAFVSSKSDEAIVVMRLEDMEKAIKVLNNSNVKILETEDIKNL, encoded by the coding sequence ATGGTAGTTAAACAAATTTCAATTTTCGTGGAAAACAAAGAAGGAAGGATTAAAAAAGCTATTAACACATTAGCTCAAGAAAATATCAATATCCGTGCACTATCAATAGCTGATACGACAAAATATGGAATTTTAAGACTAATCGTTTCTGATAACAAAAAAGCAATAGAAGCTCTTGAAAAAGATGGTTTTATTGTAAAAGAAAATGAGGTCATTCTTTTATCAGTTCCTGATAGGCCAAACGGTTTGAACTCAACATTGGCAATATTCGATGAACAGGGCATTAATTTGGAATATTTATATGCATTTGTAAGCAGCAAAAGTGATGAAGCCATTGTTGTTATGAGACTAGAGGATATGGAAAAAGCCATCAAAGTATTAAATAACAGCAATGTTAAAATTTTAGAAACAGAAGACATTAAAAATTTATAG